The Natrinema sp. DC36 genome includes the window GGAATGGGACTCGGCCTCTTTGCGACGCGCGAGGAGTACCTGCGCCAGGTTCCCGGCCGACTTGTCGGTGTCAGCGAGGACGCGACCGACCGCCGGGCGTTCACGCTCACCCTCCAGACCCGCGAACAGCACATCCGCCGGGAACGCGCGACGAGCAATATCTGTACGAACCAGGCCTGGGTCGCGCTCCGAACCGCGATACACGCCGCCGTCCTCGGGCCGACCGGGATGGTCGATCTCGCGAAACGCGACGTCACGCGAGCGCGGGACCTCGCGGAGCGCCTCGACGACATCGTCGGCGTCAAAGCGCCGGTCCACGACCGCCACCACGTCCGGGAGTTCGTCGCCCGCGTCGACCAGCCCGCACGGGCCGTCGCCGAGGACCTCGAGCGACTCGGCTTCGCGGTTCACGTCCTCGGTGACCACGAGATTCAGGTCTGTATCGCCGGCGTTCCCGACGAGCGGATCGACCGCTTCGTCGAAGCCCTCGAGGAGGTGGCACGATGAGTGACGACGGATTCGAGGACCGCGACGCCGCACAGTCGCGCTACGACCAAGCCCGATACATCGAGAACGGTGAGTACGAACCGCTGCTCTCCGAAAAGGATCAGACGCGGGTCGAGATCGGCGATAGTACTGGTGGTGACACCGGCGGCGATAGTGACGGTCGCGATGCCCGACGCGATGCCGACGGATCGCCGCTCCCCGACGACCTGACGCGGGACTCGCTCGAGCTGCCCGAACTCTCCGAACCCGAATTAGCGCGTCACTACACGCGACTTTCGCAGATGATCTACGGGATCGACAGCGGGCCCTACCCGCTGGGGTCGTGCACGATGAAGTACAACCCGAAGTTCACCGAGGACGTGGCCGCGCTTCCGTCGGCCGCCGTTCACCCGGATCGGTCCGAGGAGTCCGTCCAGGGGACGCTCGAACTCCTCTACCGGTTGCAAGACTATCTGGGACGGATCGGCGGGATGGACGCGGTGACGCTCCAGCCGCCCGCCGGCGCGGCCGGCGAGTTCGTCGGGATCCGCGTCGCCGCGGCGTACCACGAACACACCGACGAGGGCCATCGGGACGAGGTCATCATCCCGGAGAGCGCCCACGGGACCAACTTCGCCAGCGCCGCGCTCGGTGGCTACGACGTCGTCTCCCTGCCCAGCGACGACGAGGGACGAGTCGACCTCGAGGCGCTCGAGGCCGCCCTCTCCGAGCACACCGCGGCGCTCATGCTGACCAACCCGAACACGCTCGGGCTGTTCGAGCGCGACATCACCGAAATCGCGGCGATGGTTCACGACGTCGGCGGCCTGCTCTACTACGACGGGGCGAACCTGAACGCCCTGCTCGGCCGCGCTCGGCCGGGCGACATGGGCTTCGACGTGATGCACTACAACGTTCACAAGACGTTCGCGACGCCCCACGGCGGCGGGGGGCCGGGTGCCGGTCCGGTCGGCGTCGTCGACGACCTCGCTCCGTTCCTGCCCGCACCGCGCGTCCGCGAGCGTAGCGAGGTCTCGAAAGGGGGCGATCCGGTCTACGAGCGGTTCGATCCCGAACACACGATCGGCAAGGTCCACGGGTTCGACGGCAACTGGCTCGTGCTCCTCAAGGCGTTCGCCTACATCGCCCGCCTCGGCGACGAGGGACTCGCGGACGCGAGCGCCTCCGCGGTGCTCAACGCGAACTATCTCGCAGAGCTGATCGAGTACGACATCCCCTACGGCCCGTTCCACCACGAGTTCGTCGCCAGCGCCGGCGAACAGGACGCCGCTGACGTCGCGAAACGGATGCTCGACTACGGCGTCCATCCACCGACGACCAAGTGGCCCGAGATCGTCCCCGAGGCCCTGATGACCGAACCGACCGAAATCGAGAGCAAGGACACTCTCGATCGACTCGCCGCCGCGTTCAACGCGGTCGCCGGCGAGGACGATGCGACGCTCGAGGCCGCGCCGGAACGCACTACTGCCCGTCGAATCGACCAGACGAGCGCCGCGCGGAACCCGCGACTGTCGTGGCAGGCGCTTTCGGACGACTCGTAAGCGATCGATCGGTTCGCGGTCTCCGTTCGGCAACCGTGCGGGTATTCGATCGAATCACGGACTCGGTTGTGGCAGCCTGTCGCGGGACTCGCTGGCGTTTCTACTGCGGCAAAACCATCAGCAGAAGATTTTCCGCGAAACGCGGGTCGAGACGACCGGTTCGGAATCGAGTCTATGCCGTGCTCGAGTCGACTGCGGTTCCGTCGTCGCCGATTCGGACGAACCCGTAGTCACAGTCCGGGCAGTGCCACTTGACCTTCTCGCCGAGGTGGAGCGTCGTGCTGGCGGCGCGGTAGAACGTCTTCTCGCCCCCGCAATCGGGACACTCGTGTACGAGTTCCAGAGCCATACGTGACCCTAGAGAGCGAAGCGAGTTTAACGTACTGATTTTCGAGGCCCCGAATCGAATCTCCGGAGCGAACGCGAACCGCGGCGCGTCGAGTGACAGGGAAGTTAAGTGCGATCCCTCCGTCGGTCCAGCCATGTCGATCTACACCGGTCGCGGCGACGACGGGCAGACGGACCTTCGGGACATGACCCGCGTCTCGAAGTCCAGCGCCCGTATCGAGGCCTACGGGACCGTCGACGAACTCAACGCCTTGCTCGGGACGATCCGACCGACCGACCACGACGATATCGACGATCGGCTGGCGGCGATCCAGAACCACCTCCACGTCGTCCAGGCGGACTTCGCGAATCCCGATCCGGACGAGGACGATCCCGCGATCCGTCCCGATCACGTCGAGACCGTCGAGGACTGGATCGACGAGTACGACGACGAACTCGAGCCCTTGACCTCGTTCATCCTCCCGACCGGCAGCGAACGCGGGGCGGCGCTTCACCACGCTCGCACGGTCTGTCGACGAGCGGAGCGGCGGGCGGTCGCGCTCGCGGGCGAGGAGCAGATCAACGAGGACGCGGTCCAGTACCTCAACCGGCTCTCGGACGGGCTGTTCACGTTCGCTCGCGTGGTCAACGCTCGCGACGGCGAACCGGAGGATACGCCGGACTACTAGGTGCAAACGGTCAGGAAATCGGCTTCGATTTCCGCGATAGCTATCCTCGAGACGACGGCTCTAGCCTTCGATATCGGCTCGACTCACTATCGCCCCATCGCGGACCGCGTCTGGCCCCGAACGGCGTGGAATTACGAGCGCTCGGTTTCGGTCATCGGCGGTAATTCGATAGCGACGAGATCGTGTCCCGTCTCTCGTCGGTGGTCGGTTCCGATTCGCGTCGCTTCGTCGCGGCCGTCTGCCGATCGCTCGTACTCACAGCCGTTGCATTCCACGATGAACCGTTTCCGCTCTCGGGAGCCAGAGGCCGTCTCGTTCGTTGCCATACTCTACCAGTCGACGACCGCCCGCTTGAACTGCCCTCCAAAACAGATTGGATTTCGTCACCGATCGACACGGCGCGCGGACCGGATTCCGGTGAATACACTCCCTCTGCTGACCGTAGAGACGACTTCGTTCGTCCGGACGGACTACAGGCCGATGTTCAGCGCGTATCCCACGCCGGCGATGACCAGCACGATCAGGGATGCGCCCAACAGTTCGACGTTCTTGAGGAAGCGGGTCATTTCGCCTTGCTGCGTGTCCTCGGGCACTGCCCAGAAGTCGTGCATGGGCGGCGTCACGACGCTGCTCCGCACGCTCGAATTCTGTTGGTCGCGAAAGAACTATATTCTCGTCCGGCCTCTCTATGGGAGAGAATCACATGAACAAACACTTCCACGACAGCCTATACTACCTGCGACGAGCCGCCGAGCACGCTCGATTCGGTGTAGTGGAGCAGACGGACGGAGTCACGGATCGGGTCCGATCGTCGCTCGGCCGAGAGCGCGACCCGGAACCCGGCCGCGTCGACCGGGTTCGCCAGGACGTGACCGACCTCGAGCAACGAGCCGAAACGAGGGTCTTCACGGCGCTCGATTCCGCGCGTGATCGCGTGAGCCGCTCGAGGGTGGCTGCGGACGACCGCTGAAAGGAAGTCTTAAGTCAAACGCACGGGAATTTCCTCGTGCGGGTTGGTGATCTAGTTGGTTATGATACCTCCTTCACACGGAGGAAGTCGGCGGTTCAAATCCGCCCCAACCCACTACTTCTGTCGCGAGCAAATTCGCGAGCAACAGGATCGAAGTTTCGGATTCGTAGAATCCACTCAGTCGTTCAGACACCGCACGAGCTAAATGGAACTCAGTATCCAACTTCAGCTGCGCGTATTATCACTCTTATAAACTATTTTCATATTGGAGAATTCTGGTGTTGAACGGGAATTCTCGACTGTTCACAGCTGAGTGCAGAAAGCTGATTTACAGCCCACAGCTGGAAAACAGCCGGATCACGTCACGCTCGAGGAAACGGTGAGCCACCTCGACGATCAACGCTACTGGCTGAATGCTGCCGTCAATCCCGTGACAAACGGATTCCTTCATATCCGCCTCTTTCCAACGCGGAAGGAAGGCGTTACCTCGATCTTTCTCTCCGAACTCACCGAGAAACGCGCCGTCGGGAGCGCTGTGTTTCTCATCGATTCCAGCTCATGTCTCAACGCAGCACTCCATCGGCACGGACTCCGATTTCGATACGAAAAACACGGGAACCGGAACATTTCCGAACGCCTATTTTAGGAGACAAAATGGCTCATATACCAGTTTGCGAACCATTTTGGCAATGCCGAACCGACAACCGCTGAAACACGGCTCCAGCGCTACGCATACTGCAGGAATCAGCTACTCTGAACAATGCCTCGGGAGTCAGGGGCCCTCGTGTGCCGACTCCCGCGAGAGAATCGTCGAGAGGATCGCGGTGTGGACCGTTCGGAGGTCCGTCTCTCGGATCGTGGCGGCCGCCTGAAAGCGTTCGCGAGCGGCGGCGATCGTCTGGGGCTCGGCCGCGAGATGGGCGAGGACGAACGCGTCGGAATCGACGCCTCGAGGGGCCTCGAAATCCGCCTCGTCGTACAGTTCTGCGAAGTCCGCCACGACCGCCGAGACGAGCCTGTCGGTCGCGTCGGCACCCGGATCGCCCGCGGGGACCGTCGAGGCGGTCGGATCGAAGTACTCCTCGTAGTCGACGACGCCGGCGTCTTCGTACAGGAATTCGTCGAGCGCGTCGAAGACGTCCTCCGAGAGGTAGACACCGAACAGTTTGTATCCATCGGCGGCCATCACGCTGTGATTTCGTGTCGAACCCCATCAAAGGTTGCCCTCGAGAACCGTGACAGTCGCTGGACAGTCGTTCGTTGGGTCGTCGTGTCGTGGCGACACGAGCGAGCAGTTCCGGCGGAAAGCCGTCGCGACGCGCTCGAATTCACGCGGATCGCGACGACCTCGAGTCCGTCGGGGTGCCGATCGGTGGCCGAACGGAACCACAGCATGCGACTCTAGCGGCCGACCGCTGCTGACGTAACCACCGACATACTCAAACGGCTGTGTTGCCTGTAGTACGACATAATGATGCTGCCAACGCACGCGCTCATCGGGCTGGCCCTCGCCCTCCCGCTTGCCGCTATCGCCCCCGAATTCGCCGGCGTCGCGCTCACTGCCGGCCTGCTCGGTGGTATTCTTCCCGATCTGGATATGTACGTCGGTCATCGAAAGACGCTGCACTATCCCGTCTATTATTCGGTGCTCGCCGTTGCGGTGGCTCCGTTCGCGGTGCTCGTCCCGACGACGGTGACGATTGCTGCGACGTTCCTGTTGCTCGGTGCGGCCGTCCACAGCGTCATGGATATCTTCGGCGGCGGGTTGGAACTGCGGCCGTGGGAGGCGACCTCGAGCCGCGCCGTCTACGACCATCGTCGAGGGCGGTGGCTCGCGCCGCGTCGCTGGATCCGCTACGACGGCGCGCCAGAGGACTTGCTGCTCTCGCTCGCCATCGCCGTCCCGCTCCTGATCGCTCTCGACGGCGTCCTCCGATTAGTCGTGGGAGCCGCGCTGGTCATCGCGGTCGTTTATACGGCCGTTCGACGGCTGCTCCCGACCATCGCGGAAGTCCTCGTCGCGGGATACCTGGTCCGGACGCTCTCGGATCGCCTCCTGGCAGTGCTCCCCGCTCGGTACGGACCCGAACGCGGGAAGTGACCGACTTTCGCGCTGGGAGTGACCGATTCCTGCGCTGGTAGTGTTCGCCGAGCGGCGGCGACCGCAGACTCGTCTCCTTTCAGTATCGTTATGCGCCTCGACTGCAATCTGCTACCAAACCAATGCAGACATCGGTAGCCAGCGAGGCCGATCGCGGTGTCCGGTACGCGATCCTCGCCGTCCTCGTCGTCGGTTTCCGTCGGCGTGATCCGGGGGCGGTTTTCAACGCAATCGTCTCGATCGCGGCGACGTTTCTTCCCGGAGCCGTCGAACGCCGATACGACGTGACGTTCAGGCCGTGGCAACGCGCGTATCTGAGTACGGCGATGCTCACTCACGCAGTCGGAATGCTGGGTCCCTACGATGACATCTGGTGGTGGGATCACGTGACCCACACGCACTCGGCGACGATTCTCGGCGGACTAACCTTCGCCGCGGCCCGTCGCCGCGGGCGCGACCCGCGGCCCTGGGTCGTCGCCATCGTCGCCTGCGCAGGGGTGCTGTGGGAGGTCGCCGAGTACGCTATTCACGCGACCGCCTCTCGCCTCGGACTCGAACCCGTACTCGTTTCGTATGGGGCGGCCGACACGTTCTTCGACCTCGTCTTCGATATCGTCGGCGCTCTCGTCGTGGCCGTACTCGGTGACTCCCTCCTCAAGAACCTGATATCGACTGACGAGAGCCCGTCGTCGACTTCCGATTCACAGCCCTGACGACGGACGCTTCGTCCGCGTCCCGGTCGGCTGTTTCTGGCCGTAACCGCCGATTGTCGATCGAGGGGAACTCAGGCGCTGTACGCAGCGGCTGTGTCGTCCAGCCGGTACCGGCGTTCACACGACGCTGGCACCGTGCGTTCACACGAGATCGCCGCTTCCGCGTGCGGACGGATTGGCCTCGAGCGTCGGTATTTCTCCCGTTTCGGCGAGACTCTTGAATCGGCGTAGCGCCGTTTGGGCGATCGTCTTCGGGACGATTCCCAGTCGCTGCACCACTGCGGCTCCCAGTTTGCCGCCGGGCGGATCGAACTGCAACTGAAGCGTCACTTGGGTCCCTCGATCCCCCGGGGCCGGCCGAAAGCGAACTTCGCCGTCGGCCGGAATCGTCGCTCCCTCGAGCGACTCCCACCGCAGGAGTTCTCCGGGCCGGTCGTCCACGATTTCCGTCTCCCAGGTCAGGGACGGTCCCCGTGGCGGGTGTACTTCCCAGTGATGGCGGTCTTCGCCGGCCTCCGTCACCTCGGCGACGGGACCCATGATTCGCGTCAACTGCTCCGGATCGCGCCAGTACGCTGTGAGTTCGTCCGCAGGGACGCCGACCGTGATCGTCCGATCGACCGTCATCGGTCCCACAGCACCGCCGAGGGTCGGTCCATCGAGCTCTTCGGTCGCTACTGAACCGAGCGTCCTGAGGGGGCGGCTCGCACCGCTCAGTCCTCGAGCGACGAGCCAGCCGCCGCCCAGTGCCATCGCTCCGCCGACGAGCGACCGTCGCCTGAGTCCGGCGACAACCAGTGCGCCGCCGAAAGCCGTGGCGGCCAGTCGTTCGCCACGACCGATGGAGTGGTCGCCACGAGCGCGTTCCGATTCGGTCGTCTCACCGTCCGAGTCGCCAGGGATCGGCTCCGTTACGTGATCGCTCATGCTGTCACAAGTGCGTCGGTTAGTTCGAACGAGCGAACGGCCGCTCGCCGGCGCAGTAGCGGCTCATCGGTCGGTGAACCCTCCGTTTCCCTCGATCGCGTCGGTTCCACCATCAAATGGGGCCGTGTCGGTACCACCGTCGAATGGGGCCGTGTCGGTCTCGTTTCGGAATAGTTCACACGGCAAACAGGACGGCGGTGATATTGTAGCTTACAACTGCAAATGCAACGCGTACCGGTGTTCGGTCGCCGACGATACCAGCAACCGGGCCGTTCGAGTCGCGTGGGACCCGTGTACTGTACACGCCAACCCAATGTCACCAGTTGATCGTTTCGCAATTTCCCTCGATCCGATAGACGATTTAGGGCACGGACTGCTCCCTCTCTCCAATCATATAGTTCATTTGATTGCTACCGTACGATACTATTATTTATATTTTACAAGAACAACTCTTGCGGGAGATTCCTTCGGACGGGAAGAGGCAATACGAGACCGTCGAGACGAATCGATTCGACGACGAAAGACACCGACGGGAGAGGGATACAGTTATTGAGTTCCCCCGGGAGGGCGTCCATCGACCAGCGGGTCAAACAAAGGTCGCTGAACTATCTCCGCTTGGAGTACTGTTATGTGTATGCTATGTACGGGATACTGTCGGCAGCACCGAACGAATTGCACGAACCGATTCAGTCGTTCCGGATCGGCATCGCTCAGCGGCTTAGATCTCCCGAACGTAGGCGTACTCGTCCGAGAGCGCTTCGGCGTCCTCGCGGAGCAGAGCGACGACGAGACAGTCGACGTGCTCCTCGAAGTACTCGATGAGATCGGCGATTCGGGTCGAGTCGATCGCCTCGAGTGAATCCAGGAGCATGAACGGAACGATTTCGTAGACGTCGTGAACCAGATAGCCTGCGAGTGCGAAGACCAGTCCGGTGACTTCGCGTTCGCTCTCCGAGAGGTGATCGACGGTATCCTCGTACGTCGCTCCGTCGTCGGTCGACCGAACGATGTGCAGGTCGAACGCGGTCCGCGTGACCTTCTGCCGCCCCTCCCGGACCGTCTTCTCACGACGATCGATCCAGATGCGGTCGATGTTTCGGTATTCGAGGATCGACAGGATCGACTCCATGTGCTCGTTGAACGCGTCGACGGCGTTTTCTTCGATCCGGTCGACGCGCGTCCTGAGGTCGGTCAACTCTGCTTCGACGCCCTCGCGGCGGTCCTCGAGTTCGCTTCGCTCCTCGATTTTGTCCTCGATCTCCTCGATTCGGGCCTGGACGTCGTCTTGGTCGTCCTCGAGTCCCTCGAGTTCGAGCTCGAGACGGTTCAGTTCGCGGTGGGTGTCGATAACGTCGCCGTACTCCGCGTTTTCGAACGCTTCGGCCTCTGATTCGAGCTCGTCGATACGTGCCTGTTGCTGTTCGACTTCGGTGTCGAGTTCCTCGATGCGCTGTTCGCGGCGCTCGAGTTCGTCGTCGATCGCCGACAGCCGCGTTTCGATTTTCCCTCGTCGCTGTGTTCGCTCGCGAATCTCCTTCCGACGCGAGGAGAGTTCGTCGATCTGTGCTTGCAACTCGCTTCGTTCCTCGAGCTGTTCCTGGCGGAGCGATCGCAATCGCTCGAGCGTCGATTCGATCCGGTTGCGGCCGACCTGCGAGCCACACGTCCAGCAGACGACGTCGTCGTCCGCAAGGAGTTGTTCGGTAATGTCGCCGTCGTCTTCGTCCGCCGATTCGACGTGGTCCTCGAGATCCAGCTCGAACCCGTCGTCTGCGAGCCGTTCCTCGTTGAATCGGATCACGCTCTGCAGTTCGCTAACGGTCGTATCGAGCGACCGCTTTCGGGCGCGAAGCTCCTGAATCCGCCCTTCGAGCCGATCCGCCGACTCGTGATCGTCGTCAAAGGCCTCGAGTTCCGCCTCCAGCTCGTCGCGTTCCCGCTCGAGTTCGGCGTAGCTCTCCCGTTCGGTCTCGAGATCGTACTCGATGGACTCGAGTTCGGTCCGCGCCGTCTGGAGGTCGGCGAACGCCGATTCGATCTCCGCTTTCCGGTCGCGGCTCGCCTCGACGTCGAGATCGAACGCCTCGAGTTCGTCCTCGAGATCGGCGATTTCCTCAGTTGTCGTTTCGATCTCGTCCTCGAGTTCCCGTTTCTTCGACTCGAGCCCCGGGAGTTCGGAATCGAGTTGTTCGAGCCGCTCGAGGCGATCGTCGAGGTCGCGTTTTTCGGCCTCGAGGGTGGAAATTTCGGCTTCGATCTCGTCCGTATCGATCGGACGCATGATGAGTTCGCGAAGCTCGTCGCCGCGTCTCACTGCCCGGCGTGCTTCGTTGGATTCGAGCAGGAAGGCAAAGAGGTCCGCGAGTTCCGGATCGTCGAGATAGGGATCACCGTCGAAGACCACTTCGCCGTTGCGTCGCTCGAGGTATCGCTCGTATTGTTCACCGTCGAATTCCAATTCGGCGCGACCGGCGTCCGCATCGCCTTTCAGCGAGGAGCGCCGACTGCCCAGCGCGGCCATGATCGTCTGGAGAAACGACGTTCGGTTCGTCGCGTTCCGTCCAGTCAGGACGTTGACGCCGGGTTGAAGCGTTACCTCGCTACTATCGATACCGCCGATATTCTCCGCGAGAACGGTAATCGACGAGGTGACTGACTCTGGAGATGACACGAGGGTTATTTCACGCCGCCGGCTATAAATGCTATGCGGTAACGGCCGTTTTTCCGACGTGTTACGTTATGACATCTCCCCGCTCTCACAGTCGCAGCCGCCCTGATCGAGCAACTCGGCGACGGAATAGTCGGTTCCGCAGTTCCCGCAAATGGTCCGGACATCGACGAAGACGTCGTACTCCCGGTCCGTAATTTCCTCGGCGTTTCTCAGTTCCTCGAGCGTGGATTCCGTGACGACTTGCGTTCGGCCGGCGAGTCGCTGAACGGTCTCTTTCTTTCGTTCGAGTCGGTCCTCGGTGTCCTCGTCGGGAAGGGACGCGTCGCGAACGTTCGTGAGATACGTATAGATCGTCTGATGAGTGACGAAATCGGAGCGGACGGCGTCGATGTCGACCCCTGATCGTTCCAGTTCGCGACGCTTTCTAACCGCGTCCGAGCGCGACACGTCATCGTCCGTTAACGTTCGATAGAGCGTTTCGATATCGGAATCGAGTACCGATCCGCCCGCATCGCGGAGGGCCGCTCGGAGGACGGCCTTGTTGAACTCCGTCGCGAGGTCGCGGAGACTCGTTCGGTCCGTTCCGTCGCCGATCCACTCGGTCTCGAGGCGATCCCCCCACGACTCGAGGTCGTACTGGTCTATCACCCGCTCGATTTTGGTCCGACGCCCACCGCTCGAGTCGTCTGTCATACCGGAAATCACTGACGCCTATCGTACAAGTGTTGCGGTTACCGCAATAGGACCCTGGCCACGTACACACTCGACTATCATATTAGTATCGGAAACGGTCTGTAGTACGATTTTGTAATCTATCGAATACGAGACGGCTCCGATCGACAATATGTATGTTTGACGATACGCTGTCGTCTGCCGATGAAACGTGCAATACAAGCGCGATTACAACCCGATGGAACGCGGTCCGTCATGGGAGGAGACTTCCAATCATCGCGCTATACCTATTCGTACGCTGACCTCTCAACCGTGGTCCCGGTTGGCGGAGCGGTCCCCAGAGAGTAGCGGCAGCGGGTACCGATCGCCGGCGGTTTGTTGGCCACTCGCAGGCCGTCGGCCACCGGCGGTTACAGAGATAGGGCTGTAATTGTGTTGGCTCGATTTTCGGATCCTCCTCGGGACGAGGCCCCGTCGCGGTTCGCGGACGAACCGCCGTTTGGTGCCGTTCGAACGTGAGATTTCCGTTTGCGCGATCGTGTAACGGGTCCGGTCGGCGATAGCCGCGAGGAGCAGCGTGTTCACGGTGTCCGAACGGGGTGTCGCGTTCGTTCGTCCTCCGATCTGAACGCCCGGTTCTCGCTGTCGAACGCTACTCAGTCGGTCGACGAGTAGAGTGGTGGCGAAGACTGCGTCGCAGGCCATCGGTTCGACCGCCGCAGGTCGGATACCCGCTCCGATAGACGGCGTCTGCTACTACCGGCTGGGTCGCCGATGAAACCGGCGAGATCAAAACGTTGTTTCCCATTACCGAACGGTGTGCGACCCGGCTGGCTCGAGTCGTTCGCTCCGATTCGATGGACAGACCCGTGGCGGCTCCTGTCGACGAGCGACGGCGAATTTTCAGCGCGATATCGACCGGCAATTGCTGTTCGTCGTCGTGGAGATTCCGTTTCACGCCCGTCGTCGCTGAAGGGGAATAAGTTTAACACGGCCCTTCCCAAAGGGGGAGCCATGACAGCTCCCGAAGAAGTAGTGGGACAGACGTATCGATGTCCAGATTGTGAGGGGAAACTCTCGTTCGAACGGCGATCGTGGGGATGTGTCGATTGCGGTCACGTTCCGCGTCACGCCGCGGATTGATCACGGATTTTTGGTACAGACCGGCTCTCTAACGGCGTGAATCGGCCGATCAGAAGCGTACACTTTTGTCGATCCGCTGGCGACACACGAGCACAACAATGGATGAAGACGCGCTCGAGTATCACCGTGCCGATCCGCCGGGCAAGATCGAGATTTCGACGACGAAACCGACGAACACGCAACGCGACCTCTCGCTGGCGTACTCGCCGGGCGTGGCCGCGCCGTGTCGAGAGATCGACGCGGACGCGGACGACGCCTACCAGTACACGACGAAGGGCAACCTCGTCGGCGTCGTCTCGAACGGCTCGGCCGTGCTCGGACTCGGCGACATCGGTGCACAGGCGTCGAAACCGGTCATGGAGGGCAAAGGCGTCCTGTTCAAGCGGTTCGCCGACATCGACGTGTTCGATATCGAACTCGACCTCGACGAACCGGACGCGTTCGTCGAATCGGTCGCCGCGATGGAGCCGACGTTCGGCGGTATCAATCTCGA containing:
- a CDS encoding archaea-specific SMC-related protein — its product is MSSPESVTSSITVLAENIGGIDSSEVTLQPGVNVLTGRNATNRTSFLQTIMAALGSRRSSLKGDADAGRAELEFDGEQYERYLERRNGEVVFDGDPYLDDPELADLFAFLLESNEARRAVRRGDELRELIMRPIDTDEIEAEISTLEAEKRDLDDRLERLEQLDSELPGLESKKRELEDEIETTTEEIADLEDELEAFDLDVEASRDRKAEIESAFADLQTARTELESIEYDLETERESYAELERERDELEAELEAFDDDHESADRLEGRIQELRARKRSLDTTVSELQSVIRFNEERLADDGFELDLEDHVESADEDDGDITEQLLADDDVVCWTCGSQVGRNRIESTLERLRSLRQEQLEERSELQAQIDELSSRRKEIRERTQRRGKIETRLSAIDDELERREQRIEELDTEVEQQQARIDELESEAEAFENAEYGDVIDTHRELNRLELELEGLEDDQDDVQARIEEIEDKIEERSELEDRREGVEAELTDLRTRVDRIEENAVDAFNEHMESILSILEYRNIDRIWIDRREKTVREGRQKVTRTAFDLHIVRSTDDGATYEDTVDHLSESEREVTGLVFALAGYLVHDVYEIVPFMLLDSLEAIDSTRIADLIEYFEEHVDCLVVALLREDAEALSDEYAYVREI
- a CDS encoding cob(I)yrinic acid a,c-diamide adenosyltransferase; translated protein: MSIYTGRGDDGQTDLRDMTRVSKSSARIEAYGTVDELNALLGTIRPTDHDDIDDRLAAIQNHLHVVQADFANPDPDEDDPAIRPDHVETVEDWIDEYDDELEPLTSFILPTGSERGAALHHARTVCRRAERRAVALAGEEQINEDAVQYLNRLSDGLFTFARVVNARDGEPEDTPDY
- the gcvPB gene encoding aminomethyl-transferring glycine dehydrogenase subunit GcvPB; translated protein: MSDDGFEDRDAAQSRYDQARYIENGEYEPLLSEKDQTRVEIGDSTGGDTGGDSDGRDARRDADGSPLPDDLTRDSLELPELSEPELARHYTRLSQMIYGIDSGPYPLGSCTMKYNPKFTEDVAALPSAAVHPDRSEESVQGTLELLYRLQDYLGRIGGMDAVTLQPPAGAAGEFVGIRVAAAYHEHTDEGHRDEVIIPESAHGTNFASAALGGYDVVSLPSDDEGRVDLEALEAALSEHTAALMLTNPNTLGLFERDITEIAAMVHDVGGLLYYDGANLNALLGRARPGDMGFDVMHYNVHKTFATPHGGGGPGAGPVGVVDDLAPFLPAPRVRERSEVSKGGDPVYERFDPEHTIGKVHGFDGNWLVLLKAFAYIARLGDEGLADASASAVLNANYLAELIEYDIPYGPFHHEFVASAGEQDAADVAKRMLDYGVHPPTTKWPEIVPEALMTEPTEIESKDTLDRLAAAFNAVAGEDDATLEAAPERTTARRIDQTSAARNPRLSWQALSDDS
- a CDS encoding metal-dependent hydrolase, which translates into the protein MMLPTHALIGLALALPLAAIAPEFAGVALTAGLLGGILPDLDMYVGHRKTLHYPVYYSVLAVAVAPFAVLVPTTVTIAATFLLLGAAVHSVMDIFGGGLELRPWEATSSRAVYDHRRGRWLAPRRWIRYDGAPEDLLLSLAIAVPLLIALDGVLRLVVGAALVIAVVYTAVRRLLPTIAEVLVAGYLVRTLSDRLLAVLPARYGPERGK
- the rdfA gene encoding rod-determining factor RdfA, producing the protein MTDDSSGGRRTKIERVIDQYDLESWGDRLETEWIGDGTDRTSLRDLATEFNKAVLRAALRDAGGSVLDSDIETLYRTLTDDDVSRSDAVRKRRELERSGVDIDAVRSDFVTHQTIYTYLTNVRDASLPDEDTEDRLERKKETVQRLAGRTQVVTESTLEELRNAEEITDREYDVFVDVRTICGNCGTDYSVAELLDQGGCDCESGEMS
- a CDS encoding SRPBCC family protein, which translates into the protein MSDHVTEPIPGDSDGETTESERARGDHSIGRGERLAATAFGGALVVAGLRRRSLVGGAMALGGGWLVARGLSGASRPLRTLGSVATEELDGPTLGGAVGPMTVDRTITVGVPADELTAYWRDPEQLTRIMGPVAEVTEAGEDRHHWEVHPPRGPSLTWETEIVDDRPGELLRWESLEGATIPADGEVRFRPAPGDRGTQVTLQLQFDPPGGKLGAAVVQRLGIVPKTIAQTALRRFKSLAETGEIPTLEANPSARGSGDLV